From the Macaca thibetana thibetana isolate TM-01 chromosome 12, ASM2454274v1, whole genome shotgun sequence genome, one window contains:
- the NEU2 gene encoding sialidase-2: MASLPVLQKESVFQSGAAHAYRIPALLYLPGQQTLLAFAEQRASKKDEHAELIVLRRGGYDASTRQVQWQAQEVVAQAQLDGHRSMNPCPLYDAQTGTLFLFFIAIPGQVTEQQQLQTRANVTRLCQVTSTDHGRTWSSPRDLTDAAIGPAYREWSTFAVGPGHCLQLHDRAQSLVVPAYAYRNLHPIQRPSPSAFCLLSHDHGRTWVRGHFVAQDTLECQVAEVEAGEQRVVTLNARSHLRARIQAQSTNDGLDFQESQLVKKLVEPPPQGCQGSVISFPSPHSGPGSPAQWLLYTHPTHSWQRADLGAYLNPRPPAPEAWSEPVLLAKGSCAYSDLQSMGTGPDGSPLFGCLYEANDYEEIVFLMFTLKQAFPAEYLPQ, from the exons ATGGCCTCCCTCCCTGTCCTGCAGAAGGAGAGCGTGTTCCAGTCGGGAGCCGCCCATGCCTACAGAATCCCTGCCCTGCTCTACCTGCCTGGGCAGCAGACCCTGCTGGCCTTCGCGGAACAGCGGGCAAGCAAGAAGGATGAGCACGCAGAGCTGATTGTCCTGCGCAGAGGAGGCTACGATGCGTCCACCCGCCAGGTTCAG TGGCAAGCTCAGGAGGTGGTGGCCCAGGCCCAGCTGGATGGACACCGGTCCATGAACCCATGCCCCTTGTATGATGCGCAGACGGGgaccctcttcctcttcttcattgCCATCCCTGGGCAAGTCACGGAGCAACAGCAGCTGCAGACCAGGGCCAATGTGACCCGGCTGTGCCAAGTAACCAGCACTGACCACGGGAGGACCTGGAGCTCCCCCAGAGACCTCACTGATGCGGCCATTGGCCCAGCCTACCGAGAGTGGTCCACCTTTGCGGTGGGCCCAGGGCATTGTTTGCAGCTGCACGACAGGGCCCAGAGCCTGGTGGTGCCCGCCTATGCCTACCGGAACCTTCACCCCATCCAAAGGCCGAGCCCCTCCGCCTTCTGCTTACTCAGCCATGACCATGGGCGCACGTGGGTGAGAGGGCACTTTGTGGCCCAGGACACCCTGGAGTGCCAGGTGGCCGAAGTCGAGGCTGGGGAGCAGAGGGTGGTGACCCTCAACGCAAGAAGCCATCTCCGAGCCAGGATCCAGGCCCAGAGCACCAATGACGGGCTTGATTTCCAGGAGTCTCAGCTGGTGAAGAAGCTGGTGGAGCCGCCGCCCCAGGGCTGCCAAGGGAGTGTCATCAGCTTCCCCAGCCCCCACTCGGGGCCCGGTTCCCCAGCCCAGTGGCTGCTCTACACTCACCCCACACACTCCTGGCAGAGGGCCGATCTGGGCGCCTACCTCAACCCGCGACCTCCAGCCCCCGAGGCCTGGTCGGAGCCAGTACTGCTGGCCAAGGGCAGCTGTGCCTACTCAGATCTCCAGAGCATGGGCACTGGCCCCGATGGGTCCCCCTTGTTTGGGTGTCTGTACGAAGCCAATGATTACGAGGAGATTGTCTTTCTCATGTTCACCCTGAAGCAAGCCTTTCCGGCTGAGTACCTGCCTCAGTGa